TTCAGGACGAGTGCATCTGTCATGTCGGCAGTGATTGACAAAAGAAGTAAAAAGAATATGCCCGGAATCCGATGTTCCGGGCTGTTGATTATTAGGGTTTCACTCTTCCTGAGCGTTTCCCATGGCCTTGTTGATTGTCTCCTGGAGCGAGGTGTACTTCTCCTTGAGGGAGTTCTCCTGACGCTCGAGGCTACCAATCCTGACTTCCATCGTCTCGATGGATTCGTCGAGGTCGGCCTTGAGGGAATCCAGGTCTTCGACCTTGATCATGAAGGCACCGGAGGTCTTGAAGACGGTTCCGGTGGACTTGTCCAATTCCTCCTTGGTCTTGACGAGCTCGCGCCTGTTGGCGTCCATCTGCATCTTCTGGGATGTGACGGCCTGGAGCTGCTGCTGGACCTGCTGGAACTGGGTTATCTGGTTCTGGAGCTGTGGGCTGATTCCGTTCATTGGTTCACCTTGGTTAGATTTCCTATGTCCTCTACTACGCGTATGCATTCCAGATACGAGTTCACGGCCGCCCTCATGGCTGTGGTGTCCGTTGCCCTGATGTGTATGAGGGCATCGTCACCGTCCCATTCGATGCTCGTCTCGGTACGCGGCAGTTCCCTGCCAGCTTCGGGCGAGATGGCGGGCACCGCGACCTTTGCCGCGGCACCCTTGATCCTGAGTTCGGCCTCGATCATATCAGTCGGACTTGTAGACCTTCTTGTCGACGGGTCTGTCCTTCAGGAAGATCTTGTATCCGCACTTCTCGCACTGGAGTCCGAGTGAGTTGATGCTGTGGGGCTCGTTACACTTTGCACATCTGTATTCTTCCGTGCTCATTGTAATCACCTTTCAGTCTCTCTCACTGCTCTGAAACCTTGGACAGTTCCTTCTTGGTGTCGGGGCTGTAAGCGGTTGCTGCGAACTTGGTGTCGCAGTGCTTGCAGTACCAGATACCGGAGCTGACCCTCTTCACTGCCATGTGGTGGCAGACGGGGCACTCGTGCTTCCCCTTCTGGTGGGCCTCGATTGTCTTGATCCTGTTGCGGACGATAACTCCGTACCTTGCTCCGAACCTTCCGGAACTTCCTGCTTTCTCTGTTCTCTTTGACATGGATTTCACCCGATGATTTTTCTGATCTCGGCACCCTTCTCTACAGCTCTGTCGAGACAGAGGCTGAGTTCATCAAGTGTGATCGAACCGCGGCCACCTTTCTGCATGGCCCTGAAGTTTCCGACATCGTCGGTCGTAACCGTCAGACGTGCGGTCGAAATCTGCTCTTCGTCGAAATTAGGGTCTACTATTAAAGTATTACCTATTTTGACCTCCGTGATGGAGATGGGAGTGCATGTGATGGGCAGGGGCTTGTTCTCTCCCTTTCCGTACTGCTCTCCGGGGATGGTTGCGCTCTTCAGTGCACATACAGCTGCGAGGTTGGCCGCATCGAAGAGGTTACCGTCGTAGTCGAGGGCGTAGATGTCAACGAAGCACATCCAGACCTCCTCTCCGGGAACGATGCACAGAGCCTCGACGTCGACCATTCCGGACTCACGGATACCGCGGTCCACGACACGTGCGAGCTCGATGGCGTCCTCTCCGGGTGGTCCGGATTCAAAGGTGGGGTGTGCCATGGGGATGAGCTCGGCTCCTGTGGTGAGCACTCCGATGTTGGGTGTGTCGGGGAAGGGTGTTCCGGGGATGATCTTGACTCCCGCGATGACTTCTGTCTTTCCCATCTTGATTATGGCGGATCCGTCTGCACTCTCGATGACGTTGGTGACGACCTGGATGTCGCGGACGTCGGTGACGGAACGGCCGTCGAGCCTCTTTCCCTCGGCGATGAGCTTCATCATGTGGTCGCGCTTGATCTCTGACATTATCTCGGTCATTCGGATCCCTCCTGTGCCTTCCTGTCGTAGCGCCTCTTGAGCGCATCCTTCTGGAGCTCGTGGAGCTCGTGACAGCCTGCGACGGCCATCTTGATTCCGTAGTCGAACTCCTCGCGGGTCATGTTTCCGTCCATCTGGAGAAGTACGATCTCGTCGGTGGAGGGGATGATGGCGATGGGGACGTCGGCCTGTCCGTAGTTGTCCTCTTCCTTGTTCAGGTCAAGGAGGACGTGTCCGTCGGCCTTTCCGCATGCGAGTGCGGGGACGATGTCCCTCATGGGGATTCCTGCATCAGCGAGTGCGACGGAGGCCGCTGTGAGTCCAGCGCACCTGGTTCCGGCGTTCGCCTGGAGGATCTCGATGTAGACATCGATGGATGCACGGGGGTAGAGTTCGGTCAGGACGACCTTCTCCAGAGCCTCGGAGATGATCTTGGAGATCTCGATGGACCTTCTGTCCGGTCCGGGCCTCTTCCTGTCGCTGACAGAGAAGGACTGCATGTTGTACTTGCACTGCACGATGGCCTTTGTGGGGTCCTGAAGGTGCCTGGGGTGGCACTCCCTGGGTCCGTAGACTGCTGCCAGGACCTTGTTCTTTCCGATCTCTACGTATGCGGATCCGTCCGCGTTGTTGAGGACTCCTGCCTCAATCTTGAAGGGCCTGTGCTGCTCGGCGGTCCTGCCGTCGATCCTGAGGCCGTTCTCGTCAACCAATACCATATCTGTGTGTCCGCTCATGGTCACTCATCCCCCTCATCGTAATCTTCGTCTTCATCCTGAGGGATTCTTTTCTCGATAAACTCTTTAACCCTGTCTGTCAGGTTGCTGCTCTGGGCGTATTCCTCGATCATCTTGATCGCTTCTACCGCGACATCCGCAGCCTCGTCGTCTCCGTCGACCCATATCCATCCGTTCTGTCCGACCGTTATGCGGCAGTCGGTCATGTTCTTCAGCATGGAGATCATGGATCCGCTCTTTCCG
This Thermoplasmata archaeon DNA region includes the following protein-coding sequences:
- a CDS encoding exosome complex protein Rrp42 produces the protein MSEIKRDHMMKLIAEGKRLDGRSVTDVRDIQVVTNVIESADGSAIIKMGKTEVIAGVKIIPGTPFPDTPNIGVLTTGAELIPMAHPTFESGPPGEDAIELARVVDRGIRESGMVDVEALCIVPGEEVWMCFVDIYALDYDGNLFDAANLAAVCALKSATIPGEQYGKGENKPLPITCTPISITEVKIGNTLIVDPNFDEEQISTARLTVTTDDVGNFRAMQKGGRGSITLDELSLCLDRAVEKGAEIRKIIG
- a CDS encoding DNA-directed RNA polymerase subunit P, with translation MSTEEYRCAKCNEPHSINSLGLQCEKCGYKIFLKDRPVDKKVYKSD
- a CDS encoding prefoldin subunit beta — translated: MNGISPQLQNQITQFQQVQQQLQAVTSQKMQMDANRRELVKTKEELDKSTGTVFKTSGAFMIKVEDLDSLKADLDESIETMEVRIGSLERQENSLKEKYTSLQETINKAMGNAQEE
- a CDS encoding 50S ribosomal protein L37ae, with protein sequence MSKRTEKAGSSGRFGARYGVIVRNRIKTIEAHQKGKHECPVCHHMAVKRVSSGIWYCKHCDTKFAATAYSPDTKKELSKVSEQ
- a CDS encoding exosome complex exonuclease Rrp41; this translates as MSGHTDMVLVDENGLRIDGRTAEQHRPFKIEAGVLNNADGSAYVEIGKNKVLAAVYGPRECHPRHLQDPTKAIVQCKYNMQSFSVSDRKRPGPDRRSIEISKIISEALEKVVLTELYPRASIDVYIEILQANAGTRCAGLTAASVALADAGIPMRDIVPALACGKADGHVLLDLNKEEDNYGQADVPIAIIPSTDEIVLLQMDGNMTREEFDYGIKMAVAGCHELHELQKDALKRRYDRKAQEGSE